CCAGATTTACTCTCCTTGGCCGCACCCTCTTCAGCAATAATTCCATCATCTGGGCGAAGTGCGAGAATTTGTTTAACAATTAAAGCCTCTGCTTGTTGATCCATTTGGGTTGCAAAATCAACTGCAGAACTTTTCTCAGTAAAGGTAAAGGTTGCTGGTCGTTTCATCAGATGTGAACCTGCGGCTTTGGCCACTGATTCAGCAATTTTTAATAACTCTGCGCTCACCAGGTTATCTAAGCATGAAAAGTGAAGGCCTGAGCGTGTGTGGCAGATTTATCCCGCCGATTAATTGTGGCAATCTACTCTCATGAATGAACCAACCGATCTACGTTTAACCGGGCGATCTGCCGATGGCGCAGAGCTTGAGTTGGTTGATCAAGTTGGAAATCAGTTCTCACTTCGTATCTCCGACACATTGCGCGCCACAGTAAATCAACCACGTCTTTCTGCTGTAAGTAATATTGATGAGGTTGTAACCACAACTGTTAAAGAGGTGCAGGCAAGGTTACGAGGTGGTGAATCTATTGATTCCATCTCTCGCACAACCGATTGGTCAATTGAGAAAATTGAAAATTACGCTGGTCCAATTTTGCAAGAGCGAGCATTTATCATTTCTCAAGCACTTGCCACCCAAATTCGTCGCGAACCGCATGCACCATATTTAGAGACAGCAGTTGCTAATCAATTAGCACCAAGAGGTGTTGATATGAATACGATTGAGTGGAATACATTGCGCTTACCCGATGGCAATTGGGAGTTAACTCTTTACTATCCACTGCGTGATGGTTCACCGAGTGAGGCAATGGGTGAGGCAGTTTGGTTATTTAATTTAGGTCGTAGAGCACTTTCAGCTCATGATGATGGCGCAAGATGGATTGGTGGCGAAGCTAAACCAAAGGCAGCTACTCAAACCTTTGGAAATATTCCACAAACCGAAGCACCACGTTTGGTATCAATTAAAGAAGATGTTGCACCTTACGCGCCAACACCATTAGTTGCAGTTGATGATGTTGAAGATGAAGAAAAACGAGATGGTGTGACTAGGAGAATTAAGATTCCATCTTGGGATGACATTATGTTTGGCAAAAAGGATGAGGACTAACCAAGTAAGAGCGGTATCTCAACTTCAGTATTTGTAACACCACCATGATGGCCAACCATTGAACTCTCTTCTCTAATTCGATCAGGATCTATCAAGATCAAATCATTTTGGGCAATCGCAATTAGATCTCCCATTCGCTCAGTTGAATCTTGCGAAACTACTTCACCAAATAAACCTGAGGAGATTGCAGACTCCTTACTTAAAACTTGCGCCCTACCCGCGAGCTGTTCTTGCCATTGCGAAATAGTTTCACTCTCAGCACCTTCTTTAATATAAATATGTCTAGCCCTTGGCTCACCACCAATTAAAGTCACATTCTTTAGTAAGTCATTATCTTGACCCAGAATAAGTTGCTGGGTGCTATTTACCATTCCATGATCTGAGGTCACCCACACTCGAGTTCCCGCTGGCACGGATGATTTAACTTTAGAGATAAATTCACTCACTTGAGATAAGGCATTGAGCCACTTATCTGAACCAACGCCATCGCTATGGCCTGCTGAATCTAAAGTATTTAAATATGTGTAAACAAAAGATGGTTGTGCCTTTAATGCCAAAGCAACTGCTAACACCATCTCATCAATGCCATTAGCGCCAACATACTTTGCTCCCCGCAAAGCCGCTTGAGTGAAACCACTTCCTTCATAACGCTTTGCTGCAACATGAGTAACGCTAACGCCATCTGCAACAGCGCGCTGGAAAAGAGTTGGAACTTTTTGCCACATTACTGGATCAACACGTTCATCCCATTTAAGGGCATTTAATAATCGGTTATCACTTCGTGGCACCCGAACTGTGTAGCCAAGCATTCCATGCACGCCAGGTAATACACCAGTTCCAAGAGTTGAAAGACTAGTTGCAGTAGTTGATGGGAAATTTGCCGATAGGTTTTTAACCTGTTTTAGCTCGCTAAATATTTCAAATTCATCACCATATCGATCAACAGCATCTTGACCTAGGCCATCAATTAAAATTAAGCATTCACGTTGTTCTTGCTGGCCAATACCTAAAGTGTCAGTTGTTTGGCTTACTGAAAGTGAATTAAAGATTGAATTAGTTAGATCTGCTAAACCAAATGTTTTATTGCTCAATTGGGCATTTTCTCCCAAGAAATAATCGCTGCCCTAAATGATGGAAAATATCTAAGAAGCATGCCTAAAGATTAGCATTTTGTTAATTCATCGATGAATCTGGCTTGTCGGTCGCTATAAATCAACACTTCTATTGGCAAGATACGCTCTATGGCCAAAACACCAAAGGTAGTTGCACCAAAGGCGGGTGAAAATCCTGGTCGCATAATTGATATTGATGTTGCTTCTGAGATGTCAGAATCATTTTTAGAGTATGCCTATTCAGTTATTTACTCTCGCGCATTGCCTGATGCACGTGATGGATTAAAACCTGTGCAGCGAAGAATTTTGCATCAGATGAATGAGATGGGACTTCGGCCAGAAAAAGGCCATGTGAAGTGCGCAAGAGTTGTTGGCGATGTAATGGGAAAGCTTCACCCACATGGTGATGGCGCTATTTATGATGCGATGGTTCGTATGGCGCAAAGTTTCTCAATGCGTTTGCCATTAATTGATGGTCATGGAAATTTTGGTTCTCTAGATTCAGGTCCAGCTGCGATGCGTTATACCGAATCCCGCTTGGCTCCATCGGCCATGATGATGGTGGATGAATCTGATGAGGACACTGTTAATTTTGGCGCCAATTACGATGGCCAAATTCTTGAGCCACAGGTACTGCCGGCAGCATTTCCAAATCTATTAGTAAATGGCGCCACCGGTATTGCAGTTGGTATGGCAACAAATATGGCCCCTCATAATCTTGGCGAAGTAATTGCTGCTGCTAAATTCTTAATGGAAAATCCGAAGGCAACCTTAAAACAATTAATGAAGATTGTTCCAGCACCTGATTTTCCAACTGGTGGTTATTTGGTAGCCACTGAAGGAATTGCAGATGCATATGCAAATGGGCGAGGCTCTTTTAAGGTTCGAGCAACTGCGGTAATTGAGAAGGTGACTGCTCGTAAGCAGGGAATTGTAATTACCGAGCTGCCATACAACATTGGACCTGAAAAGATTGTAGAAAAGATTGCAGATCTTGTTAAAGCTAAAAAGGTGCAGGGCATCTCAGACATAGTTGATCTATCAGATGGCCAATCAGGCACCAAGGTTGTAGTTGAGATTAAAAATGGTTATGAGGCCGATGAAGTTCTAGAAAATCTCTATCGCCTCACCCCAATGGAAGATGCCTTCTCAATTAATGCGGTGGCATTAGTAAATGGCAAACCTTTAACTCTAGGGCTTAAGGATTTATTGCAGGTCTTTATTGATCACCGGATTGAGGTAGTCCGCCGTAGATCTGCCTTTAGAAAAGCTAAAGCGCAAGGTAGATTAAATCTAGTTGATGGGTTGTTAAAGGCAATTGTTGATATTGATAAGGTAATTAAGTTAATCAGGGCCAGCGAAGATGCAACTGTCGCAAAGGCGGGCTTAATTAAAACTTTTAAGTTAAGTGATGAACAAGCCACCTATATTTTAGATATGCCACTTCGCAGATTGACCAAGATGAGCAAGATTGAACTTGAAACTGAGGCGAAGGAATTAAAGGCTACAATCGCCACCTTAACCGCAATCCTAAAAACTGAGGAGAGCATCAAGGCCAAAGTGTCTGAGGAGTTATCTGAAATTGAAAAGAAGTATGCCTCCCCTCGTCGCACGCGCCTTGTTGCATAAGCAACTTTGATATCAACTAACGCCCTAGAACTTCGTGCTGCCGCCAAGCTTTTGGTTAAAGATGTAACTGTTCGAATTAATCATGGTGATCGAATTGGTTTTGTTGGAAGAAATGGTGCCGGCAAATCCACACTTGCAAAGGTACTAGCTGGTGAAACCATGCCAGCAGGAGGTGCGGTAAACCGAACTGGAAAAATTGGTTATCTGCCTCAAGATCCTAGAACTGGTGAAGATCAAGGCAGTGTGATTGATCGAATTCTTTCGGTGAGAGAGTTAGATCTAATTTCAAAACGGATGCGCGCTGTTGAAGAGGAAATGTCTACTGCGCAAGGATCTGAGTTAGAAAAAGCAATGGAGCGATACACCCGCGTGGAGCACGAGTTTTCAACCGCAGGTGGCTATGCCGCAGCAGCAGAGGCAGAGGCAATTGCATCCTCCCTTGGTGTGCCAAATAATTTGTTTGATCAGCAATTAAGCGCTTTATCTGGTGGTCAGCGGCGAAGAATTGAATTGGCCAGAATCCTATTTTCTGGTGCTCAAACATTAATTTTGGATGAGCCCACCAACCATTTAGATGCCGATTCCATAGTTTGGCTACGGGAATTTCTACTTAAGTACCCAGGTGGATTGGTAATCATCTCTCACGATGTTAATTTGATTGAAACTGTTGTTAATAAGGTTTTCTACCTTGATGCCAATCGCAACGTTATTGATGTTTACAACATGACTTGGAAAAACTACCTTCAGCAACGCGAGGCGGATGAGCACAGAAGAAAGAAAGAGCGTGCGATTGCTGAGAAGAAAGCAGAGATACTGCAAAAGCAAGCTGAAAAGTTTCGTGCGAAAAAGGATAAAGCGGCATCAGCAAGAGCTATGTTTAGAAGGGCAGATCAACTTCTCTCCGGTTTAGAGGCTGTACGAAAGAATGACCGAGTTGCAAAACTAAGATTTCCAACTCCCTCTCCTTGCGGCAAAACTCCTATAACAGCTTCAGAGTTATCAAAATCTTATGGCTCACTTGAAATCTTCACCGATGTTGAATTAGCAATTGATAAAGGCTCTCGAGTTGTAATTTTAGGATTAAACGGCGCTGGTAAGACAACTTTGCTTCGAATTCTGGCCGGTGATTTAGAGCCTGATACTGGTCATGTTGAGGCTGGCCATGGTTTGAAGATTGGTTACTACGCCCAGGAGCATGAAACTTTAGATTATGAGCGAACTATTTTAGAAAATATGTTAAGTGCAACTAAGGAGATTCGTGAGCCAGAGGCGCGTAATGTGCTCGGTTCATTCCTATTTACTGGTGATGATGTGCATAAACCAGTTAAGGTTTTAAGTGGCGGTGAGCGAACCAGATTAGCGTTAGCTTTATTGGTGGTTAGTGCGGCAAATGTATTACTTCTAGATGAGCCAACAAATAACTTAGATCCAGCTTCGAGAGAGGAAATCTTAGGAGCATTGACTGAGTACCAGGGCGCCGTGATTTTAGTTTCGCATGATGCTGGCGCAGTTGAAGCATTAAAACCAGAACGAGTTCTACTTCTACCTGATGGTGATGAAGATCTTTGGAAAGAGGAGTACTTCGATCTAGTTACAATCGATTAAGCGTCGATTCGCTCCCGATCAATATCTGCATTTGAAATAAAGTCTTTTCGAGGTGCAACCTCATTACCCATTAGCAATTCAAACATCGCCTCAGCTTTTGTAACATCCTTCATGGTAATTCTTCGAAGCGTGCGATGGTTTGGATCCATTGTTGTCTCACGTAGTTGATCAGCATCCATCTCACCTAATCCTTTATAACGCTGGATTGGCTCCTTCCATCTCTTGCCATCCTTCTTTAACTGGGCAATGACTTTTTTCATCTCATCATCTGTGTAGGTGTAATGAAGCTCGCCCTTTTTGCCACCAATTACATCAATACGGTGCAGTGGTGGGATAGCAGCAAATACTCTGCCCGCCTCAACCAATGGACGCATATAAGAATTAAAAAGTGTAAGGAGTAAGCAACGAATATGGGCGCCATCAACATCAGCATCTGACATCAAAATAACTCGGCCATACCGGGCATCATTAATATCAAAGGATTTTCCACTGCCTGCGCCGATTACCTGAATGATTGATGCGCACTCATTATTTTCCAGCATCTGCGAAAGTGATGCCTTCTGAACATTTAATATCTTGCCGCGAATAGGCAAGATTGCTTGAAACTCTGAGTTTCTAGCAGCTTTGGTAGTGCCCAGAGCGGAATCACCCTCAACAATAAATAACTCAGTTCTTGTTGGATCATCTGATCTGCAATCAGATAATTTGGTTGGCAAAGATGAGCTCTCCAGTGCGTTCTTTCTGCGCTGCAAATCTTTATGTGCTCTAGCTGAAATTCTAGTTCTTGAAGCATTGGCAATTTTTTCTAGTATTAGGCGACCAGTTGCCTTATCAATTCGCTTGGTCGTGTTGAAAAATGCCTTCATCTCATCGGCAACAACTTGCCCAACAATCTTGCTTGCTGCAGCTGTTCCTAATACTTCTTTAGTTTGTCCTTCAAACTGCGGTTCTGACATTCGAACTGTGACAACAGCAGTTAAACCTTCTTGCACATCATCTTTGATTACATCTGCTTCATTATTTTTTAAAGTCTTGGTGGCACGAAGTGCGTCATTAACAACTTTAGTGATTGCCTTTTCAAACCCAGCAACATGGGTACCACCCTTTGGTGTTGAAATAATGTTTACAAAGGATGCAACAGTTGCGTCATAACCATTGCCCCACTGCATTGCAATATCAACGCCCATCTCACGCTCTACCTCAGTTGGGGTCATATGACCCTTCTCGTCCAGTACTGGAACATTTTCTGTGTATGCACCAGTTCCAGAGATTCTAATTACTTCACCAACTGGATCATCAGGACGCAAGAAGGTGCAGAACTCAGATATGCCACCCTTATGGAAAAAAGTCTCAGTAGTTTTCGCCTTAGTTCTACTGTCATTAACAATTAAGGTTAAACCCGGAACTAGGTAGGAAGTTTGTCTGGCTCTGGCATAAATATCTTCAATTGCAAGCTCTGCTTCCTTTAAGAAAATTTGTTTATCAAACCACCACTTAATTCTGGTGCCAGTTACCTTGGCAGAAACCTTGCCAATTACCCGCAACCCTGATTTTTCAGTAAAGGATGCGTTAATTCCTTCACCTTCAAATATTCCAGCATGACCACGTTTAAAGGACATCCAATAAATTTTTCCATCGCGATCAACCTCAACATCAAGACGAGAGGCAAGGGCGTTAACAACGGAGGCGCCGACACCATGCAAGCCACCAGAGGCTGCATAAGATCCGCCACCAAATTTTCCACCAGCATGTAGTTTTGTCATTACAACTTCAACACCAGTTAATCCAGTCTTTGGTTCCTTATCAACTGGAATACCACGACCATCATCATGCACTTCAACTGAACCATCTGCTTCTAAATTAATTTCGATTTTTTGGCAATGACCTGCTAATGCTTCATCAACTGCGTTATCAATAATTTCCCAAAGGCAATGCATAAGACCACGTGAATCAGTGGTGCCGATATACATACCCGGGCGTTTGCGAACTGCATCTAATCCTTCAAGGACAGATAAATCCTTGGCTGTGTAGCTGCTGATAATTGCAGCTGAGGTGCCATCATCAGTTTTTGCGCTTTTGGTTGCCACGGGTGAGAAGATTATCGGCGCTAATACCACCTATTGATGATCCTCGCCGAGTAAGACCCATATTTATTGCTAATCGATATGAAAATGAGATATTTGCAACATATTCTCAGCATTTGAGCACAAAAAATTTACTTAATTGAAACCAAATATCGAGCGGGGAATAAAGTATTCATGGTTTGATGTTCCCCTGATGACACAAGCAGATGGAGAGATGATGAGTAGCCAGATCACAATGGAGCAAACCCCATTGAACTCACTAGATAGGTGTGACCGTTGTGGTGCACAAGCCTATGTTCGTGCCATTTTAGTTTCAGGTGGTCAATTACTATTTTGTTCCCACCACGCAAAATCCTACGCTGAAGGTTTAAAGCCAGTTGCGGCCGTCATCCAAGATGAAACCCAAAAACTAGCTAATCAAGCAGCTAACTAACTTATTCTGCAACAAACCCAGCGTCGCGGTGGCTACCATCGCAAAATGGCTTCTCCTTGGAGTGACCACATCGGCAAAGTGAAAAATCTGTTTTAGTTTCAAGAACTTTTCCATCGGCATCAACAAAATCAACCTCGCCAGTTACCCGAATTGATCCATTTTTCTTAATCTGCATTTTTGTTTTATCGCTCATAGTTTTAATCCAATTCTTAATCTAGGTAATCGCGTAGTACTTGAGATCGGGAAGGATGACGCAGTTTAGACATTGTCTTAGATTCAATCTGGCGAATACGCTCACGAGTAACCCCGTAAACCTTGCCAATTTCATCTAAGGTTTTTGGTTGACCATCAGTTAATCCAAATCGCATTGCTACTACCCCAGCCTCGCGCTCAGATAATGTATCTAGCACTGAGTGAAGTTGCTCTTGTAATAAGGTGAATGAAACCGCATCAGCTGGAACGATTGCCTCAGAGTCTTCAATTAAATCACCAAACTCAGAATCGCCTTCCTCACCAAGTGGGGTGTGAAGTGAGATTGGCTCACGGCCATACTTTTGTACCTCAACAACCTTTTCAGGTGTCATATCTAATTCTTTTGCTAACTCTTCAGGTGTTGGTTCTCTTCCTAAATCCTGCAACATCTGGCGCTGAACTCTGGCTAATTTATTAATAACCTCAACCATGTGTACTGGAATACGAATTGTTCTTGCCTGATCTGCCATCGCTCTAGTGATCGCCTGGCGAATCCACCAAGTTGCATAGGTTGAGAACTTGTAACCCTTTGTGTAATCAAACTTCTCAACGGCTCGAATCAAACCTAAGTTTCCTTCTTGAATTAGATCTAGGAACAACATACCTCGACCGGTGTAACGCTTGGCAAGGGAAACCACTAACCGAAGGTTTGCCTCAAGTAGATGGTTCTTATCTCGGCGGCCATTAATAACTATTTGTTGCAGCTCCCGCTTTACCTTCTTATCCATCTTCTTATCTTTAGCAATCCGCTCTTCAGCGAATAAACCAGCCTCAACAGATTGAGCAAGGGATACTTCAAGTTCAGCGTTAAGAAGAGGAACTCGGCCAATTAACTTCAAATAATCCTTAACTGGATCAGCGGTTGCTCCAGCTGTTAAAACAGTCTGTACTGGTGCGTCATCCTCTTCAGAATCTTTAAGTACAAATGAGTTCTGCTCATTTTGTGACTCTTCGGCAACATTTACAACTCTAATTTCAGAGGCACCCTCCTCCGCTGGCGCATCTTCTTTATCATCGATTAAGCTTTCAAGATCTTCTATCTCAACCTCTTCTAACTCAACCTCTTCGCCATCAATCTTTACCTT
The Candidatus Nanopelagicus limnes DNA segment above includes these coding regions:
- a CDS encoding alkaline phosphatase family protein gives rise to the protein MSNKTFGLADLTNSIFNSLSVSQTTDTLGIGQQEQRECLILIDGLGQDAVDRYGDEFEIFSELKQVKNLSANFPSTTATSLSTLGTGVLPGVHGMLGYTVRVPRSDNRLLNALKWDERVDPVMWQKVPTLFQRAVADGVSVTHVAAKRYEGSGFTQAALRGAKYVGANGIDEMVLAVALALKAQPSFVYTYLNTLDSAGHSDGVGSDKWLNALSQVSEFISKVKSSVPAGTRVWVTSDHGMVNSTQQLILGQDNDLLKNVTLIGGEPRARHIYIKEGAESETISQWQEQLAGRAQVLSKESAISSGLFGEVVSQDSTERMGDLIAIAQNDLILIDPDRIREESSMVGHHGGVTNTEVEIPLLLG
- the sepH gene encoding septation protein SepH, producing the protein MNEPTDLRLTGRSADGAELELVDQVGNQFSLRISDTLRATVNQPRLSAVSNIDEVVTTTVKEVQARLRGGESIDSISRTTDWSIEKIENYAGPILQERAFIISQALATQIRREPHAPYLETAVANQLAPRGVDMNTIEWNTLRLPDGNWELTLYYPLRDGSPSEAMGEAVWLFNLGRRALSAHDDGARWIGGEAKPKAATQTFGNIPQTEAPRLVSIKEDVAPYAPTPLVAVDDVEDEEKRDGVTRRIKIPSWDDIMFGKKDED
- a CDS encoding CDGSH iron-sulfur domain-containing protein, whose translation is MSDKTKMQIKKNGSIRVTGEVDFVDADGKVLETKTDFSLCRCGHSKEKPFCDGSHRDAGFVAE
- a CDS encoding RNA polymerase sigma factor, translated to MAVTRAPKKGGKAGKSKSKPAAKKSSAKKVVAKKVKAAKKPIKIPQKAVLDAKDVSQILKVKELVIQQKSVLAELDSRGISNIHRIVKKADQDLVLIARELEESVPKQVEKLRKLGLSPFRMLKKTELELVAPPAPKAAPAAKGGKVEKVKIDGEEVELEEVEIEDLESLIDDKEDAPAEEGASEIRVVNVAEESQNEQNSFVLKDSEEDDAPVQTVLTAGATADPVKDYLKLIGRVPLLNAELEVSLAQSVEAGLFAEERIAKDKKMDKKVKRELQQIVINGRRDKNHLLEANLRLVVSLAKRYTGRGMLFLDLIQEGNLGLIRAVEKFDYTKGYKFSTYATWWIRQAITRAMADQARTIRIPVHMVEVINKLARVQRQMLQDLGREPTPEELAKELDMTPEKVVEVQKYGREPISLHTPLGEEGDSEFGDLIEDSEAIVPADAVSFTLLQEQLHSVLDTLSEREAGVVAMRFGLTDGQPKTLDEIGKVYGVTRERIRQIESKTMSKLRHPSRSQVLRDYLD
- a CDS encoding DNA gyrase/topoisomerase IV subunit B, which gives rise to MATKSAKTDDGTSAAIISSYTAKDLSVLEGLDAVRKRPGMYIGTTDSRGLMHCLWEIIDNAVDEALAGHCQKIEINLEADGSVEVHDDGRGIPVDKEPKTGLTGVEVVMTKLHAGGKFGGGSYAASGGLHGVGASVVNALASRLDVEVDRDGKIYWMSFKRGHAGIFEGEGINASFTEKSGLRVIGKVSAKVTGTRIKWWFDKQIFLKEAELAIEDIYARARQTSYLVPGLTLIVNDSRTKAKTTETFFHKGGISEFCTFLRPDDPVGEVIRISGTGAYTENVPVLDEKGHMTPTEVEREMGVDIAMQWGNGYDATVASFVNIISTPKGGTHVAGFEKAITKVVNDALRATKTLKNNEADVIKDDVQEGLTAVVTVRMSEPQFEGQTKEVLGTAAASKIVGQVVADEMKAFFNTTKRIDKATGRLILEKIANASRTRISARAHKDLQRRKNALESSSLPTKLSDCRSDDPTRTELFIVEGDSALGTTKAARNSEFQAILPIRGKILNVQKASLSQMLENNECASIIQVIGAGSGKSFDINDARYGRVILMSDADVDGAHIRCLLLTLFNSYMRPLVEAGRVFAAIPPLHRIDVIGGKKGELHYTYTDDEMKKVIAQLKKDGKRWKEPIQRYKGLGEMDADQLRETTMDPNHRTLRRITMKDVTKAEAMFELLMGNEVAPRKDFISNADIDRERIDA
- a CDS encoding DUF7455 domain-containing protein yields the protein MSSQITMEQTPLNSLDRCDRCGAQAYVRAILVSGGQLLFCSHHAKSYAEGLKPVAAVIQDETQKLANQAAN
- a CDS encoding ABC-F family ATP-binding cassette domain-containing protein, which codes for MISTNALELRAAAKLLVKDVTVRINHGDRIGFVGRNGAGKSTLAKVLAGETMPAGGAVNRTGKIGYLPQDPRTGEDQGSVIDRILSVRELDLISKRMRAVEEEMSTAQGSELEKAMERYTRVEHEFSTAGGYAAAAEAEAIASSLGVPNNLFDQQLSALSGGQRRRIELARILFSGAQTLILDEPTNHLDADSIVWLREFLLKYPGGLVIISHDVNLIETVVNKVFYLDANRNVIDVYNMTWKNYLQQREADEHRRKKERAIAEKKAEILQKQAEKFRAKKDKAASARAMFRRADQLLSGLEAVRKNDRVAKLRFPTPSPCGKTPITASELSKSYGSLEIFTDVELAIDKGSRVVILGLNGAGKTTLLRILAGDLEPDTGHVEAGHGLKIGYYAQEHETLDYERTILENMLSATKEIREPEARNVLGSFLFTGDDVHKPVKVLSGGERTRLALALLVVSAANVLLLDEPTNNLDPASREEILGALTEYQGAVILVSHDAGAVEALKPERVLLLPDGDEDLWKEEYFDLVTID